A single genomic interval of Aegicerativicinus sediminis harbors:
- a CDS encoding TonB-dependent receptor, translating to MNLQSQGFSNIITILLLLFTLPTLSIKLYAQNFFEAKVVDHETEEPLTGVNVLFQELNIGGITDSSGLVVITNIPDGKYKVQLSFLGYETIRTTISFPPTAVKFPMLFEMHPSHEEMETVVIRSTRSSRSIADIATRVEFIAGEELSEKGNMKPGDIRMLLNESTGIQTQQTSATSYNSSIRIQGLDGKYTQLLRDGMPLYSGFSGGLSLMQIAPLDLKQVEVIKGASSTLYGGGAIAGLVNLITKTPEEEPELSFMLNGTSALGLDASGFYAERYGIVGITVFGSYNLGSPYDPADIGLTAIPKFDRFTLNPKLFLYLGEATELNFGVNFVTEDRLGGNLDYVKDKEVIDPYFERNKTERIFTQFQIEHDLSDATILTLKNSINSFDRQLLIPDYGFSGKQLSSFSEANLVLQNGDMEWIMGLNLWTDRFEQDHISDENDLSYSENTLGGFVQNNWTISPKWTLESGFRLDYQNQYGTFALPRIFLMFRPADDLTLRIGGGMGYKTPTVFNEDAERLQFQNIEPIDPDAYEAERSIGANFDVNYRLNITEELNLSTNLLLFYTKIDDPLLLQAENDRYIFQQPNGLVDTKGIETNLRFSYHDFKLFVGYTYADVQQHYNGEVSKFPLVAKHRLNNVLMYEKHDNFWVGLEAYYFSPQQLGDGETGQAYWITGFMTEKKLGEHFSVFLNLENFLDTRQTAFDTIYTGDLSDPQFRDIYAPVDGFVVNGGFKWKL from the coding sequence ATGAATTTACAGTCCCAAGGGTTCAGTAATATTATTACAATCCTATTATTACTGTTTACTCTGCCTACATTAAGCATTAAGTTATACGCACAGAATTTCTTTGAAGCAAAGGTAGTGGACCATGAGACCGAAGAGCCCTTGACAGGTGTTAATGTGTTGTTTCAGGAATTAAACATAGGGGGAATTACAGATTCCTCAGGTTTAGTCGTTATCACTAATATTCCAGATGGCAAATACAAGGTACAACTAAGCTTTTTAGGATATGAAACCATACGAACCACTATAAGCTTTCCGCCCACTGCGGTTAAGTTTCCCATGCTATTCGAAATGCATCCATCCCATGAAGAAATGGAAACGGTAGTCATACGTTCCACCAGAAGCAGCAGAAGCATTGCCGACATTGCTACACGGGTAGAGTTTATTGCCGGCGAAGAACTTTCGGAAAAAGGCAATATGAAGCCTGGCGACATACGCATGTTACTTAATGAAAGTACAGGGATACAGACACAACAGACTTCGGCAACCAGTTATAACTCCAGTATCCGTATACAAGGGCTGGATGGCAAATACACCCAATTGTTGCGCGACGGAATGCCGCTTTATTCTGGATTCTCTGGAGGGCTTAGTCTTATGCAAATAGCGCCTCTTGATCTCAAGCAGGTGGAAGTTATTAAAGGAGCCTCCTCAACACTCTATGGTGGGGGAGCCATTGCTGGTTTAGTTAACTTAATTACCAAGACACCAGAAGAAGAACCTGAACTAAGTTTTATGTTGAATGGTACCTCTGCATTGGGGCTAGATGCCAGTGGGTTTTATGCTGAACGCTATGGTATAGTAGGTATTACCGTATTCGGATCATACAATCTCGGGAGCCCATACGACCCTGCGGATATAGGACTTACTGCCATCCCCAAATTTGATCGGTTTACCCTCAATCCAAAACTGTTCCTATACCTAGGGGAAGCCACTGAACTAAACTTTGGCGTAAACTTTGTAACCGAAGACCGTCTCGGGGGAAATTTGGATTATGTAAAGGACAAAGAGGTGATAGATCCATATTTCGAGCGTAATAAAACCGAAAGGATCTTCACCCAATTTCAAATTGAACATGATTTAAGCGATGCTACGATCCTCACTTTGAAAAACAGTATTAACAGTTTCGATCGCCAACTTCTAATTCCTGATTATGGCTTTTCAGGCAAACAGTTGTCTTCCTTTTCGGAAGCCAACCTTGTGTTGCAAAATGGAGATATGGAATGGATTATGGGGCTCAACCTCTGGACTGATCGCTTTGAGCAAGACCATATTTCTGATGAAAACGACTTGTCTTATTCCGAGAACACTTTGGGAGGTTTTGTACAGAACAACTGGACCATAAGCCCCAAATGGACTTTGGAGAGCGGATTTCGTCTTGATTACCAAAACCAGTATGGCACCTTCGCACTACCTCGAATTTTTTTGATGTTTAGACCCGCTGACGATCTAACCTTGAGGATTGGAGGAGGAATGGGCTATAAAACGCCAACTGTTTTTAATGAAGATGCGGAACGGCTCCAATTTCAAAATATAGAACCGATCGATCCTGATGCTTATGAAGCAGAGAGGTCCATAGGCGCCAATTTTGATGTTAATTATCGACTGAACATTACAGAAGAGCTTAACCTAAGTACCAACCTTTTATTGTTCTACACTAAGATTGATGACCCACTTTTATTACAAGCAGAGAACGATAGATACATCTTCCAACAGCCTAATGGTTTGGTGGATACAAAAGGTATTGAAACCAACCTGAGATTCAGTTATCATGATTTTAAGCTGTTTGTGGGATATACCTATGCTGATGTCCAACAGCATTATAACGGTGAGGTTAGCAAATTCCCATTGGTCGCGAAACATCGTTTGAACAATGTACTTATGTATGAGAAACACGATAATTTCTGGGTGGGCTTAGAGGCATATTATTTTAGTCCACAGCAATTGGGAGATGGAGAAACTGGACAGGCTTATTGGATTACTGGTTTTATGACCGAAAAAAAACTAGGGGAACATTTTTCGGTTTTCTTAAACCTGGAAAATTTTCTCGATACGCGACAAACGGCATTTGATACTATCTATACAGGTGACTTAAGCGATCCCCAATTTCGTGACATTTATGCTCCGGTTGACGGCTTTGTGGTCAATGGTGGATTTAAATGGAAGCTCTAG
- a CDS encoding toxin-antitoxin system YwqK family antitoxin produces the protein MRHILILLVFTFTIFCAGQEEQVYKKEEVMMLEDLVYKKLDSTLITGKVIGYNVNGKKILEEANYSKGRLHGLARTWYENGQQKVEQSFNMGKPDTRSRFWFENGQLKSDQFFDEGQLTGLNREWHENGQLKQQCSFLKGNPEGIYRDWYPNGKMEREVVFKNGQPNGLAREWYEDGQIMKEAHFINGIKNGKYTYYNKDGTLDKEENWVMGVLK, from the coding sequence ATGAGACATATATTGATACTCTTGGTCTTTACTTTTACAATTTTTTGTGCAGGGCAAGAAGAGCAGGTCTACAAAAAAGAGGAAGTAATGATGTTGGAAGATTTGGTCTATAAGAAATTGGATTCGACACTGATTACAGGCAAAGTGATCGGTTATAATGTTAACGGCAAAAAAATATTGGAAGAAGCAAATTATAGTAAAGGTCGACTTCACGGTTTAGCTAGAACATGGTATGAAAATGGCCAGCAAAAGGTGGAACAAAGTTTTAACATGGGTAAGCCTGATACCAGAAGTAGATTTTGGTTTGAAAATGGCCAATTAAAAAGTGATCAGTTTTTTGATGAGGGTCAATTAACCGGTTTAAACAGGGAATGGCATGAAAATGGTCAATTAAAACAGCAATGCTCTTTTTTAAAAGGTAATCCGGAAGGTATTTATAGAGATTGGTATCCTAATGGAAAAATGGAGCGTGAAGTCGTTTTTAAAAATGGACAGCCAAATGGTCTTGCTAGAGAGTGGTATGAGGATGGTCAAATAATGAAGGAAGCTCATTTTATCAATGGTATAAAAAACGGAAAGTATACCTATTATAATAAAGATGGCACTCTAGATAAAGAAGAAAATTGGGTGATGGGAGTCCTAAAATGA
- a CDS encoding histidine phosphatase family protein, with product MKGIKELKTFYKNQSDQDCLKICTTTAITQIILIRHARPIISPKSFVTFEDAERHLTEYRNSSVYADFRSPICTEELTDVPIYHSDLQRSKETAMKLFPPELFKLEEDARFRELDRQNLKLPFKMPYKIHTALSRIAWLTGKMKYIELPKEAWKRLKGNANYLDALAQKEKVLIIVAHGFHNFFVSRFLKRLGYRLVNNGGHKHLSVNIWAR from the coding sequence ATGAAAGGGATAAAAGAGCTTAAAACATTCTATAAAAATCAATCAGATCAAGATTGCCTTAAGATATGCACGACCACAGCCATAACTCAGATTATTCTTATCAGGCATGCAAGGCCCATAATTTCTCCCAAATCCTTTGTAACATTCGAGGATGCCGAACGGCATTTAACAGAGTATAGAAATAGCAGCGTTTATGCTGATTTTAGGTCGCCAATTTGCACTGAAGAACTTACCGATGTGCCTATCTATCATAGCGATCTTCAACGTTCAAAGGAAACGGCAATGAAACTTTTTCCGCCCGAACTTTTTAAGCTTGAGGAAGATGCGCGTTTCAGGGAGTTAGATCGGCAGAACCTTAAACTACCCTTTAAAATGCCCTATAAAATCCATACCGCCTTATCCCGGATAGCCTGGTTAACAGGAAAGATGAAATATATAGAACTTCCAAAAGAAGCCTGGAAACGGCTAAAAGGGAATGCTAACTATTTGGACGCTTTAGCTCAAAAAGAAAAAGTTCTCATTATAGTTGCTCATGGTTTTCATAACTTTTTTGTGAGCCGATTTTTAAAAAGATTGGGTTATAGGTTGGTAAACAATGGTGGACATAAACATTTATCCGTTAATATTTGGGCTAGGTAG
- a CDS encoding (deoxy)nucleoside triphosphate pyrophosphohydrolase, with protein sequence MKKIEVVAGIIFYKKEILCVQRAKNKLQYISEKFEFPGGKIEVGESKIAALERELIEELNISVKIKEPFLTVVHQYPDFELTMHSFICEAETKNLILHEHISHQWLTDNELKKLDWAAADIPIVKKLASNG encoded by the coding sequence ATGAAAAAAATTGAGGTTGTTGCTGGAATAATATTTTATAAAAAAGAAATTTTGTGTGTTCAAAGGGCGAAAAACAAACTTCAATATATCTCTGAAAAATTTGAATTCCCAGGTGGAAAAATTGAAGTAGGTGAAAGCAAAATAGCAGCTCTAGAACGGGAATTAATTGAAGAATTGAATATTTCTGTCAAAATAAAAGAACCTTTTTTAACGGTTGTTCACCAATATCCGGATTTTGAGTTAACAATGCATAGCTTTATCTGTGAAGCAGAAACCAAAAATCTTATTCTCCATGAACATATAAGCCACCAATGGCTTACTGATAATGAGCTTAAAAAACTTGATTGGGCGGCCGCAGATATACCAATTGTAAAAAAATTGGCGTCCAATGGATGA
- a CDS encoding DUF3427 domain-containing protein — protein MTKIFVESLQTGYVDRTILSREDYQPELLVNQKEPPKKVLSTILNELENCNQFFISVAFVTTSGVATIINKLKELENRQVNGKILVSQYLNFTQPEALKKLVRFKNIELKIATTGNVHSKGYIFKNKEHYNLIVGSSNLTAQALTTNKEWNIKVSALDESGIVEKVLNEFNLDFERGVAVDQEFLYEYEKVYKEQFLGSNKYLEETIEITENVKPNSMQSEALQNLKNLRARNKNKALIISATGTGKTYLSAFDAWAFNPKRLLFVVHRLTIAQDAKKTFQNVFGSTKSMGVYSGSQLETHCEFLFTTIQTISKVSHLENFSPRHFDYIIIDETHRSGADSYLRLLEYFQPTFLLGMTATPERTDGNDIFSLFDHNIAYEIRLSRAMEEEMLSSFHYYGVTDLLIDDEEVDNKTDFNLLTSEERIKNIIEYAEFYGSDNGITRGLIFCSRKEEAIKLSTLFNLRGFKTVALTGNNKEDERVDAIRKLETDVLSEKLDYIFTVDIFNEGIDIPKVNQIIMLRPTSSAIIFIQQLGRGLRKVEGKGYLTVIDFIGNYENNYLIPIALYGDTSYNKDSLRKLINEGSTMIPGASTINFDEITKEKIFQSIDSANMQLFADLKKDYNLLKFKLGRIPMMMDFIEHGSRDPFLYVNYSNSYYNFILKVESDYVSELSDKEIKLLELFAKEINNSKRVEESIIMKFLVQSGELTISRLKHYVLQEYGHHLSDKTIESCVANLNFEFIREKNKGKMLPAKEIYDLDVLFLEDEEFFLTNEVKKYLKNEIFKEFLMDSINYSIHEYNKLFDPKHWYNGFVLYRKYSRKDVFRILNFNENPVAQNVGGYLVSPDNTHCPIFVNYHKEEHISESTKYEDEFVNNREFSWMSKSNRTIQSNDVQSILGQRGPIRLPLFIKKTNDEGMDFYYMGDVTPELAKTEQTTINNDKGRELPVVKILFKLSPPVSFNMFKYLNEKEFLQNTITDKKELQTESITLTQPEIQGEIQFPIEETKLKNPIPLYNFYAAAGTFSEMQSEKDFSLIEGPQGVRSNQGYFACKIIGESMNKVIPNGAICLFKQYSGGSRNGKIVLVENMDIQDQDFNSAFTIKTYSSEKIITDDFWSHTAIILKPNSYDKSYKDIIIDEDGAERMRIVGEFVKVL, from the coding sequence ATGACTAAGATATTTGTAGAAAGTCTACAAACGGGTTATGTTGACAGAACAATTTTGTCTCGTGAAGACTATCAGCCTGAATTACTTGTTAATCAAAAAGAACCTCCAAAAAAAGTTCTATCTACAATCTTAAATGAACTTGAGAATTGCAATCAATTTTTTATCTCGGTCGCATTTGTCACTACGAGCGGTGTTGCAACTATTATTAACAAACTAAAGGAGTTAGAAAACCGGCAAGTAAATGGTAAAATTTTAGTTTCTCAATATTTAAATTTCACACAACCGGAAGCATTAAAAAAATTAGTGAGGTTTAAAAACATAGAATTAAAAATTGCTACAACAGGAAATGTACATTCCAAGGGCTATATTTTTAAGAATAAAGAGCATTATAACTTGATTGTTGGGAGCAGTAATTTGACTGCTCAAGCATTGACAACAAATAAGGAATGGAACATTAAAGTTTCTGCTTTAGATGAAAGCGGCATTGTAGAAAAAGTTCTCAATGAATTTAATTTAGATTTCGAGAGAGGGGTTGCTGTTGATCAAGAATTTTTATATGAATACGAAAAAGTATATAAGGAGCAATTTCTCGGTAGCAATAAGTATCTAGAAGAAACAATTGAAATTACTGAAAATGTAAAGCCAAACAGCATGCAGTCGGAGGCCCTACAAAATCTAAAAAATTTACGGGCCCGTAATAAAAATAAAGCCTTAATAATTTCTGCTACTGGAACTGGAAAGACATATTTGTCAGCTTTTGATGCATGGGCATTTAATCCTAAAAGATTATTGTTTGTAGTCCATCGGTTGACTATAGCTCAAGATGCAAAAAAGACTTTTCAAAACGTTTTTGGAAGTACAAAATCTATGGGTGTTTATTCTGGCAGCCAACTAGAAACCCATTGTGAATTTCTATTTACAACAATTCAAACTATTTCAAAGGTTTCCCATTTAGAAAACTTCTCCCCGAGGCACTTCGATTATATAATTATTGATGAAACTCATCGGTCAGGAGCAGATTCGTATTTACGGTTATTGGAATACTTTCAGCCAACATTCTTACTGGGCATGACTGCTACACCTGAAAGGACCGACGGTAATGATATATTTAGCCTTTTTGACCATAATATTGCTTATGAGATTAGATTAAGTAGAGCTATGGAAGAGGAAATGCTCAGCTCATTTCACTATTATGGAGTTACTGATTTATTAATTGATGACGAAGAAGTTGATAATAAAACGGATTTCAATCTTTTAACCTCTGAAGAGAGGATTAAGAACATAATTGAGTATGCAGAATTCTATGGGAGTGATAATGGAATAACCAGAGGGCTAATTTTTTGTTCAAGAAAAGAGGAAGCAATTAAGCTATCCACTTTATTTAATTTAAGAGGATTTAAAACCGTAGCATTAACAGGAAATAATAAGGAAGATGAGCGTGTTGACGCGATTAGGAAATTGGAGACAGATGTTTTAAGTGAGAAATTGGACTATATCTTTACAGTTGATATTTTTAATGAGGGTATTGATATACCTAAAGTCAATCAAATAATTATGCTTCGCCCAACATCTTCTGCGATAATATTCATTCAGCAATTAGGGAGAGGCCTCAGAAAAGTTGAAGGGAAAGGCTACTTAACTGTTATAGATTTTATTGGAAATTATGAGAATAACTATCTAATCCCTATCGCGCTATACGGTGATACTTCATATAATAAAGACTCATTAAGAAAATTAATTAATGAAGGAAGTACAATGATTCCCGGAGCATCAACCATAAATTTTGATGAAATAACAAAAGAGAAAATTTTTCAATCAATCGATTCTGCTAACATGCAGTTGTTTGCCGATTTAAAAAAGGATTACAATCTTTTGAAATTCAAATTAGGTAGAATACCAATGATGATGGATTTCATTGAACATGGCTCAAGAGATCCGTTTCTGTACGTGAATTATTCCAATTCATATTACAATTTCATTTTAAAGGTCGAAAGCGATTACGTCTCAGAGTTATCAGATAAAGAGATAAAGCTTTTAGAGTTGTTTGCAAAAGAGATTAATAATTCTAAGAGAGTTGAAGAAAGCATAATAATGAAATTTTTAGTTCAATCAGGAGAGTTAACCATTAGTCGACTGAAACACTATGTTCTTCAAGAATATGGACATCATCTTTCTGATAAAACTATCGAATCCTGTGTGGCCAATTTGAATTTTGAATTCATAAGAGAAAAAAATAAAGGGAAAATGCTTCCGGCAAAAGAAATTTACGATTTGGATGTATTGTTTTTAGAGGACGAAGAATTCTTTTTGACAAATGAGGTTAAAAAATATTTAAAGAATGAAATATTTAAAGAATTTTTAATGGATTCAATAAATTATTCAATTCATGAATACAATAAATTGTTTGACCCTAAACATTGGTACAATGGTTTTGTGCTTTACAGAAAGTATTCGCGAAAAGATGTTTTCAGGATTTTAAATTTTAACGAAAATCCGGTAGCTCAAAACGTGGGCGGATATTTGGTAAGTCCTGATAATACCCATTGCCCAATATTTGTTAATTACCACAAAGAGGAACATATTTCTGAATCAACAAAATATGAAGATGAATTCGTCAATAATAGGGAGTTTAGTTGGATGTCAAAATCTAATAGGACAATTCAAAGTAATGATGTTCAATCCATATTAGGCCAAAGGGGGCCAATTCGTTTACCTCTTTTTATCAAAAAGACTAATGACGAAGGAATGGATTTTTATTATATGGGAGATGTAACTCCAGAATTGGCTAAAACGGAACAGACAACCATAAATAATGATAAGGGGAGGGAACTTCCTGTAGTAAAAATTCTTTTTAAATTATCGCCTCCTGTTAGCTTTAACATGTTCAAATATTTAAATGAAAAGGAGTTTTTGCAAAATACTATTACTGATAAAAAAGAATTGCAAACAGAAAGTATTACACTTACTCAACCCGAAATTCAAGGAGAAATACAATTTCCAATAGAAGAAACCAAACTTAAAAACCCAATTCCCTTATATAATTTTTATGCTGCAGCAGGAACTTTTAGTGAGATGCAATCTGAAAAAGATTTTTCTTTAATAGAAGGCCCTCAAGGCGTTCGCTCTAATCAGGGATATTTTGCTTGTAAAATCATTGGAGAGTCGATGAATAAAGTAATTCCTAATGGTGCCATTTGCTTATTTAAACAATATTCTGGTGGAAGCAGAAATGGTAAAATAGTTTTAGTTGAAAACATGGATATTCAAGATCAAGATTTTAATTCTGCTTTTACCATTAAAACTTACTCAAGCGAAAAAATAATAACAGATGACTTTTGGTCACACACAGCTATAATACTAAAGCCGAATTCTTATGATAAGTCTTATAAGGACATAATTATTGATGAAGACGGTGCCGAAAGGATGAGAATTGTTGGCGAGTTCGTGAAAGTTTTATAA
- a CDS encoding nuclease-related domain-containing protein, whose amino-acid sequence MLEKEIRSDYFHFSENNSMALIKGEIETLKQLKRELNRYGFYQLDSLEKVEEFKRDYIVRRQEIISDVEREFENELVNLKKYSIKLKTSMHVKKNRVAEILLKHMASIDMRHYIIEPVDEDYFDKANRFLVGSYYFFKRSFIATNMNRIIQLRTIFLNKKLNTTEAKIEKFVHSREKIIGERLSPKTKALDQTQQIINRLYPKIAGAIGESRVVKEIKKLPDNYILFNDYSLKFRRPIYNRSEKDRIFSIQIDHLLVTNSGVFNIETKNWSAATLQNPEMRSPIDQIERTNFAMFILLNAPSGNSRVRIYNSKLPKRKIPIRNVVVMINNRLPEESGYAKILSLHELNSYVQWFDPIFSDAEVQKICEYLEHLKKVV is encoded by the coding sequence TTGCTTGAAAAAGAAATTAGAAGTGATTATTTTCACTTCAGTGAAAATAATTCAATGGCCCTCATCAAAGGAGAAATAGAAACCCTTAAGCAACTTAAAAGAGAATTAAACCGATATGGATTTTACCAGCTAGACAGTCTGGAAAAGGTTGAAGAGTTTAAAAGGGATTACATAGTTAGGCGCCAAGAAATTATAAGTGATGTCGAGAGAGAATTTGAAAATGAGTTGGTCAACTTAAAAAAATATAGCATAAAGCTAAAGACTTCAATGCATGTCAAAAAAAATAGAGTGGCTGAAATACTTCTTAAACATATGGCATCTATAGATATGAGGCACTATATCATCGAACCTGTAGATGAAGATTATTTTGATAAGGCGAATCGATTTTTGGTAGGATCCTACTATTTTTTCAAAAGAAGTTTTATAGCCACTAACATGAATCGTATAATTCAGTTACGAACAATATTCCTAAATAAGAAACTGAACACTACAGAAGCTAAAATTGAAAAATTCGTTCATAGCCGGGAAAAAATTATTGGTGAACGCCTCAGCCCAAAAACTAAAGCACTGGACCAGACACAGCAGATTATCAACAGGTTATATCCTAAAATTGCTGGTGCCATTGGTGAAAGCAGAGTGGTAAAAGAAATTAAGAAACTCCCTGATAACTATATTCTTTTTAATGATTATAGCTTAAAATTCAGACGTCCTATTTACAATAGGAGCGAAAAGGATAGAATTTTTAGCATTCAGATAGACCATTTGCTAGTTACTAATTCTGGGGTTTTTAATATAGAGACTAAGAATTGGAGTGCCGCCACATTGCAAAATCCAGAAATGCGTTCCCCAATAGACCAAATTGAAAGGACTAATTTCGCCATGTTTATTTTGTTAAATGCACCATCTGGCAACTCAAGAGTTCGAATCTATAATAGTAAATTGCCTAAAAGAAAAATCCCAATTAGGAATGTTGTGGTTATGATAAACAATAGACTGCCTGAAGAGTCGGGGTATGCTAAAATTTTATCACTACACGAATTAAATAGTTATGTACAATGGTTTGATCCTATTTTCTCAGATGCGGAAGTTCAGAAAATTTGTGAGTATTTAGAGCATTTAAAAAAGGTAGTTTAA
- a CDS encoding sigma-54-dependent transcriptional regulator gives MALHRENILIVDDDISILELLQRHLKSMEYHAFKAVSVKEAIFILKDTFIDLLITDIQMPEVDGLQLLKFTNEHYPDMPKLVVTGYPSVDDALATFKSGAVDYLTKPFTKVELKQAIVKAFAHGQQRRDKKSPRINSANAVYGDMVGESEAFHKVTNIIDRVKDNKATVLVKGESGTGKELVARAIHYSGKFSNAPFIAVNCGAIPENLQEAELFGYKKGAFTGAHENRNGFFQAAQGGTLFLDEIGLASLAVQAKLLRALQEKEITKLGSQKAEKVDIRIIAATNSDLSEEIQKKTFREDLFYRLTVVEINVPPLRERKSDIPLLVEKFIKKYGIEYRDRLLRISPEALEVLQRYHWPGNIRELENTIQRAVIMSDGIIKVKDLPDFLKFQIHFPEEGFLSLREMEKNYVKKVLIHTEGNKTKAAEILQIDRKTLRDKLK, from the coding sequence ATGGCATTACACAGAGAGAACATTCTAATTGTAGATGACGATATATCTATCCTTGAACTGTTACAAAGACACCTGAAGTCTATGGAGTATCATGCCTTTAAGGCGGTATCCGTAAAGGAAGCGATTTTCATTTTAAAGGACACCTTTATCGATCTGCTTATAACGGATATACAGATGCCGGAGGTTGATGGGCTGCAACTGTTGAAATTCACCAACGAACATTATCCCGACATGCCAAAATTGGTAGTTACAGGCTACCCATCGGTAGACGATGCCTTGGCGACCTTTAAATCTGGTGCCGTTGACTATCTCACCAAACCTTTTACAAAGGTAGAACTAAAACAGGCCATTGTAAAGGCCTTCGCCCATGGCCAACAACGCAGGGATAAAAAATCGCCTAGGATTAATTCAGCAAATGCTGTTTATGGGGATATGGTGGGTGAATCGGAAGCATTTCATAAGGTTACCAATATCATTGATCGGGTTAAGGACAACAAGGCTACAGTATTGGTAAAGGGCGAAAGTGGTACGGGTAAGGAATTGGTGGCCAGGGCAATCCATTATTCAGGCAAATTCTCAAACGCCCCTTTTATAGCGGTAAATTGCGGTGCCATTCCTGAAAATTTGCAAGAAGCGGAACTGTTCGGATATAAAAAAGGAGCGTTTACGGGTGCACACGAAAACCGTAATGGGTTCTTCCAAGCCGCACAGGGTGGTACCCTATTCCTCGATGAGATAGGATTGGCTTCCCTAGCCGTACAAGCAAAATTGCTACGTGCATTACAGGAAAAGGAAATAACAAAATTGGGATCCCAAAAGGCGGAAAAAGTAGATATACGCATCATCGCCGCTACAAATAGTGATTTGTCTGAAGAAATCCAGAAAAAAACCTTTCGCGAAGACCTATTTTATCGCCTTACCGTTGTGGAAATCAATGTGCCACCCCTAAGGGAGCGAAAATCTGATATCCCATTGTTGGTTGAAAAATTTATTAAAAAATATGGCATAGAATATAGAGATCGTTTATTGCGCATTTCACCCGAAGCCTTGGAGGTATTGCAACGCTATCATTGGCCCGGAAATATAAGAGAGTTGGAAAATACCATACAAAGGGCCGTGATCATGTCTGATGGCATCATTAAAGTGAAAGACTTACCAGATTTCCTTAAATTCCAGATACACTTCCCCGAAGAGGGGTTTCTATCCCTTCGTGAAATGGAAAAAAACTATGTAAAAAAGGTGCTTATCCATACCGAAGGGAACAAGACAAAAGCCGCGGAAATTCTTCAAATCGATCGCAAAACCTTACGCGACAAATTGAAATAG
- a CDS encoding sensor histidine kinase, with protein MNTLEAKLRERVKELTCLYEVTSIIVNSDYDQLEESLQAITNCLKRGWQFVEDTEAEISVSGYEVQTAGFGPGRVCLTTNVKVFNKQEGYINVGYPSEKYTLEDFLEEEQTLLDNVGLAVGNLLERKQIRDNELATRKQMEWTDRLHILGEITAGIAHELNTPLANILGFAELLQDSIKDPDSIRDLDKIMENAIFSREIVKKLMFFACEMPQEMDAVELIPAVENVLKLLKPQLRAKNIEFVTQFEDKVFRLTADDVQLTQVLFNLIMNAIYYSPENGIITIAISEEGTNIKISVADEGEGIKPENTDKVFEPFFTTKPTGEGSGLGLSVVHGIINSHKGTISHAPNKPKGTVFTIYFPKL; from the coding sequence ATGAATACCCTAGAAGCGAAATTAAGGGAACGTGTAAAGGAACTTACTTGTTTATATGAGGTGACATCCATTATAGTCAATTCTGATTATGACCAGTTGGAGGAATCTCTTCAAGCGATTACCAACTGTTTAAAAAGAGGCTGGCAATTTGTGGAAGACACCGAAGCCGAAATATCGGTTAGCGGATATGAAGTCCAGACCGCAGGATTTGGCCCCGGCCGAGTTTGTCTAACAACCAATGTTAAGGTGTTCAATAAGCAAGAAGGGTATATCAATGTCGGCTATCCTTCGGAAAAATACACCCTTGAGGATTTTCTGGAAGAAGAACAGACCTTGTTAGACAATGTAGGTTTGGCAGTAGGCAATCTATTGGAGCGAAAGCAGATACGGGATAATGAATTAGCCACTAGAAAACAGATGGAATGGACCGATCGACTCCATATCCTAGGTGAAATTACGGCCGGAATCGCCCATGAACTCAATACCCCTTTGGCAAATATACTCGGCTTTGCAGAGTTGTTACAAGATAGTATCAAAGATCCCGATTCTATCCGAGACTTGGATAAGATCATGGAGAATGCCATTTTTAGCCGTGAAATTGTAAAAAAATTAATGTTCTTTGCCTGCGAGATGCCACAGGAAATGGATGCGGTGGAGCTGATTCCTGCTGTAGAGAATGTACTAAAACTCCTAAAGCCTCAGCTTAGAGCAAAAAATATTGAATTTGTAACCCAGTTTGAAGATAAAGTGTTTCGCCTAACGGCTGACGACGTTCAATTAACACAGGTACTGTTCAATCTTATAATGAATGCCATTTATTACTCACCTGAGAACGGTATCATCACCATAGCTATTTCCGAAGAGGGAACGAATATTAAAATATCGGTTGCTGATGAAGGTGAGGGAATCAAACCTGAAAATACAGATAAGGTCTTCGAGCCATTTTTTACCACCAAACCTACGGGCGAGGGTTCTGGACTTGGACTTAGTGTAGTACACGGTATTATTAACAGTCATAAGGGTACCATTTCACATGCCCCTAATAAACCAAAAGGAACCGTGTTTACTATTTATTTTCCTAAATTGTAA